Proteins encoded within one genomic window of Thalassophryne amazonica chromosome 23, fThaAma1.1, whole genome shotgun sequence:
- the LOC117505266 gene encoding N-acyl-aromatic-L-amino acid amidohydrolase (carboxylate-forming) B-like: MDENAESFKLDESLDEAKWEEMTEENSWDGIGCQPGSSSDHGRSEMKDEDVVHLPRLSRVAVCGGTHGDELSGVYLAREMEKKLKAEEEGEPVMPLVVMSNPLAVQQGRRYIDIGLNRCFTSSSLAGPVSDLAPYELIRSRELNSILGPKGSSEAMDLVCDLHNTTANMGLCLIAYSDSDWICLHICRHLQRLMPDTPVRYIQLDISKKETYSLDSVGKHGFALEIGPQPHGVVRSDIYATLKAGVQHVLDWVHLFNSGAIFEGGFVEVFTVVKNIDYPRDAETCHITAAIHPHIQDHDFCLLCPDDPLFQAFSGETLRYRGNEALYPIFVNEGAYYEKGTALSLAEKRRVRIPAIQVQIEAECKEG, encoded by the exons ATGGACGAGAATGCTGAATCATTTAAACTGGATGAAAGCCTGGATGAGGCTAAATGGGAGGAGATGACTGAAGAGAACAGCTGGG ATGGGATTGGATGCCAGCCTGGATCGAGCTCCGATCATGGACGATCAGAG ATGAAGGACGAAGATGTGGTGCATTTGCCGAGGTTATCACGGGTTGCTGTATGTGGCGGTACCCATGGCGATGAGCTGTCTGGAGTGTACTTGGCGAGAGAGATGGAGAAAAAACTGAAGGCGGAGGAAGAAGGGGAGCCAGTGATGCCACTTGTGGTGATGTCGAACCCACTGGCTGTGCAGCAGGGCCGCAGGTATATCGACATCGGCCTGAACCGCTGCTTCACCTCGTCCTCCCTTGC CGGACCTGTGTCAGATTTGGCCCCTTATGAGTTGATCAGGTCCCGAGAGCTGAACTCTATACTGGGCCCTAAAGGTAGCAGTGAAGCCATGGATCTTGTGTGCGACCTCCACAACACTACGGCCAACATGGGCCTGTGCCTCATTGCATACTCCGATAGTGACTGGATCTGCTTGCACATATGCAGGCACTTACAG AGGTTGATGCCAGATACGCCAGTGAGGTACATCCAGTTGGACATTTCCAAGAAAGAAACGTATTCCCTCGATTCAGTGGGGAAACACGGCTTTG CTCTGGAGATTGGGCCTCAGCCTCACGGTGTAGTGCGATCAGACATCTACGCAACACTAAAAGCCGGCGTCCAGCATGTGCTGGACTGGGTCCACTTATTCAACTCAG GTGCTATTTTTGAGGGAGGATTTGTGGAGGTATTCACTGTGGTTAAGAACATCGACTATCCAAGAGATGCAGAGACTTGTCACATCACAGCAGCCATTCACCCTCACATCCAG GACCACGATTTCTGCCTCCTTTGCCCCGATGACCCACTATTCCAGGCTTTCTCAGGTGAGACTCTGAGATACAGAGGAAATGAAGCTCTTTATCCCATCTTTGTAAACGAAGGAGCTTACTATGAGAAGGGTACTGCACTCTCACTGGCAGAAAAGAGGCGAGTGCGGATTCCTGCAATCCAGGTACAAATAGAGGCCGAGTGTAAAGAGGGGTGA